The following proteins come from a genomic window of Sorghum bicolor cultivar BTx623 chromosome 3, Sorghum_bicolor_NCBIv3, whole genome shotgun sequence:
- the LOC8072371 gene encoding charged multivesicular body protein 5, translating to MKKIFGAKKDKGPPPSIQDATERINKRGETVDEKIKKLDEELARYKEQIRKTRPGPSQEAIKARAIRLLKHKRMYEEQRNMLYNQTYNLDQVAFAADGLKDAQQTMNAMKAANKELKGMMKTVKIDEIDNMQDEMTDLMDVSNEIQETLGRSYNIPDDVDEEELMGELDALESDMEFESAAVPSYLQPESDFDADLNLPAAPTRPAAVPAGGVQEDELGLPSVPRASLRS from the exons ATGAAGAAGATCTTCGGCGCCAAGAAGGACAAGGGACCTCCCCCCTCCATCCAGGACGCCACCGAGCGA ATAAACAAGCGGGGCGAGACGGTGGACGAGAAGATCAAGAAGCTGGACGAGGAGCTGGCCAGGTACAAGGAGCAGATCCGCAAGACCCGCCCCGGCCCGTCCCAGGAAGCCATCAAGGCGCGCGCCATCCGACTCCTCAAGCACAAGCGCAT GTACGAGGAGCAGCGCAACATGTTGTACAACCAAACCTACAATCTCGACCAAGTTGCCTTTGCTGCCGATGGCCTCAAGGACGCTCAGCAGACT ATGAATGCAATGAAGGCAGCAAACAAGGAGCTCAAGGGAATGATGAAAACTGTCAAAATTGATGAAATTGAT AATATGCAAGATGAAATGACAGATCTGATGGATGTGAGCAATGAGATACAAGAAACTCTTGGTAGAAGCTACAACATCCCTGATGACGTTGATGAGGAAGAACTGATGGGGG AGCTAGATGCCTTGGAGTCTGATATGGAGTTTGAGTCAGCTGCAGTCCCCTCATATCTTCAACCAGAATCTGATTTTGATGCTGACCTCAACTTACCTGCTGCACCAACTCGCCCTGCAGCAGTCCCAGCAGGCGGGGTGCAG GAGGATGAGCTAGGATTGCCATCAGTGCCTCGAGCATCTCTTCGCAGTTAG
- the LOC110433579 gene encoding light-regulated protein, with the protein MQAAATAVGFSAVLPVKARPAARSTAVARVPATRRSVRTAAAAVVVAEPAEVDYSSSFSVFPMEACDLLGGDACIGKMFPEAKLAAAAPEASRRVDAVERDYLSYDGPKTVFPGEACDDLGGEFCEAPYMDGVSRDA; encoded by the exons ATGCAGGCTGCCGCTACTGCCGTTGGGTTCTCGGCCGTGCTGCCTGTCAAGGCCCGGCCGGCGGCGAGGAGCACGGCGGTGGCCCGCGTCCCTGCCACAAGGAGGAGCGTCCgtaccgccgctgccgccgtcgtcgtcgcggaGCCTGCGGAGGTCGACTACAGCTCGAGCTTCTC GGTGTTCCCGATGGAGGCCTGCGACCTGCTCGGCGGCGACGCGTGCATCGGGAAGATGTTCCCGGAGGCCAAgctcgccgcggcggcgccggagGCGAGCAGGAGGGTGGACGCGGTGGAGAGGGACTACCTGTCCTACGACGGGCCAAAAAC GGTGTTCCCGGGCGAGGCGTGCGACGACCTCGGCGGCGAGTTCTGCGAGGCGCCGTACATGGACGGCGTCTCCAGGGACGCCTGA